The Agromyces hippuratus genome has a window encoding:
- a CDS encoding MarR family winged helix-turn-helix transcriptional regulator — MGVLPDDLACFAVHVAARELDNAYRPALRELGLTYPQYMAMLVLWDRDPQTVKELGAALRFDSGTLSPLLKRLEAAGFVTRERSTTDERSVLVRLTTRGRKLEERGEDLVAKVFSTFHYSDRDADHLHEEMRKLVAALDERAAELGPGARG; from the coding sequence ATGGGAGTCCTGCCCGATGATCTAGCCTGCTTTGCGGTGCATGTCGCTGCACGAGAGCTCGACAACGCCTACCGGCCCGCGCTACGCGAGTTGGGGCTCACGTACCCGCAGTACATGGCCATGCTCGTGTTGTGGGATCGCGATCCACAGACGGTCAAAGAACTCGGCGCCGCGCTGCGATTCGACTCTGGCACGCTGTCACCGCTGCTGAAGCGGCTCGAGGCGGCCGGTTTCGTGACGCGCGAGCGCAGTACCACCGACGAGCGATCCGTGCTGGTACGCCTGACCACACGAGGCCGCAAGCTCGAGGAACGGGGGGAGGATCTCGTGGCAAAGGTCTTCAGCACGTTCCACTACAGCGACCGCGATGCCGACCATCTGCACGAGGAGATGCGCAAGCTCGTCGCCGCCCTTGATGAACGCGCCGCGGAGCTTGGGCCCGGAGCGCGAGGATGA